Proteins encoded within one genomic window of Arachis ipaensis cultivar K30076 chromosome B08, Araip1.1, whole genome shotgun sequence:
- the LOC107610323 gene encoding uncharacterized protein LOC107610323, whose protein sequence is MKRSGRRFKEVFPLEVCVADGRGRRSSDSRGAKINSPPPLLPLSRAQAMVVVNRWFEDGTLNPRIDREPPTPENLRDPKYCMVHRNKSHGLTDCYVVRTMFHRQVKEGKIFLNGEQNQEGVKSTHFPQHDVGMIGVEGEVMLTEIVDEAKEMVTMEESLDEDTLTRGLLKSRGCRIMFNQLGLEPHIQKEVARALIGVVQKHEKNFGGVNAPLTRLAKSHANALVFWNSDSFNREFYHNKPLYVEAVVEGMKVRRALVDAGSGVNIIPTHIFLEMGGFADQIRPIQVGLNAFNGVGVKSRGYVNTVLEVGPIKTNNKFHVVDGSSSYHILLGRPWIHLHRCVPSS, encoded by the coding sequence ATGAAGCGCAGTGGAAGGAGATTTAAAGAAGTTTTTCCTCTGGAGGTGTGTGTTGCCGATGGCAGGGGCAGAAGGAGTTCCGATTCTAGGGGTGCTAAGATAAACAGTCCTCCTCCCTTGCTACCTCTCTCCAGAGCTCAGGCCATGGTTGTCGTAAATAGATGGTTTGAGGATGGAACATTAAACCCCAGAATAGATAGAGAGCCACCAACACCTGAAAACTTGAGAGACCCAAAATATTGCATGGTGCACCGAAATAAGAGCCATGGGTTAACTGATTGTTATGTGGTGAGGACGATGTTTCATAGGCAAGTGAAGGAAGGGAAGATATTCCTCAATGGAGAACAAAATCAAGAAGGTGTAAAAAGCACTCATTTTCCTCAACATGATGTTGGAATGATAGGCGTTGAAGGAGAGGTAATGCTAACAGAGATCGTAGATGAAGCAAAAGAGATGGTCACCATGGAGGAGTCCTTGGATGAAGACACATTGACAAGAGGTCTTTTGAAGTCTCGAGGTTGTAGAATCATGTTCAACCAACTTGGCTTGGAACCCCACATTCAGAAAGAGGTGGCTAGAGCTCTAATAGGAGTCGTTCAGAAGCATGAAAAAAATTTTGGGGGAGTCAACGCTCCGCTCACAAGATTAGCAAAGTCCCATGCAAACGCCCTGGTGTTTTGGAACTCTGACTCATTCAATAGGGAGTTCTACCATAATAAACCATTGTACGTGGAAGCAGTGGTAGAAGGCATGAAGGTCAGAAGGGCCTTGGTGGATGCTGGATCGGGGGTAAATATCATACCCACTCATATATTTCTAGAAATGGGAGGTTTTGCTGATCAGATAAGGCCTATTCAAGTAGGGCTCAATGCTTTTAATGGAGTGGGTGTGAAATCTAGAGGGTATGTTAATACTGTCTTAGAAGTTGGCCCCATAAAGACCAATAATAAGTTTCATGTGGTGGATGGAAGTTCTAGCTACCACATCCTACTGGGACGTCCATGGATTCATTTACATCGGTGTGTTCCTTCAAGTTGA
- the LOC107610320 gene encoding receptor-like protein 12 translates to MEFPKDIKGLQKFIGKLGYIQRFIPALGELLGPLRPLLKEKNTFKWEQHHQDVMNKIKDVLTSTHTMTSPQPSAPLKVYLVVGEEAVSGLIAQEGESKEKLIAYVSRAIKGPEQIYSSLEKYCLALVCCNERDKEILLKFKEGVTDSGGLLSSWQQEQDCCQWKGVTCHNITARVINLTLPGDYYDVEVNDEYDSQKCLAGDINLSLLDMEYLQYLDLGANDFTTISSDSTVNSSTLSTINLSYNENLFIQSLEWLSRISSLEYIDLSNINLRMETNWLHWMTVLPSLVELWLGSCQLENISPSLEYANFSTSLQYIELYNNYFHSELPKWIFNLSSHVLDIDISSNYFMGQLPNTLPNLHSLISLQLHDNYLNGSIPDWIGQLQYLTTLSIDDNYFSGFFPTNLGNLSSLDFLTATGNLFTGVVSERNFAKLKNLKYLFLKSPYITFDFDPLWIPPFQLDKLYLGRLHPTLPQWVYTQTSLYSLIIQNSEFLLEAADNNNNFWRFTSTIQHLSLYNNTIEGDLSEVLLNSSITELTSNDFKGGLPRLSSNVVFFQLSNSSLSGSISHLLCHSKKSNNKLQYLDLSDNNLSGGLTDCWMNWKSLHYVNLGGNNLSGSIPPSMALLSNLTSLHLHENNLSGDISSSSLQYCRSLSILNVRDNSFSGNIPKWMPQSIRILQLRSNKFIGNIPTQICQMPFLIVLDIAYNRISGHIPKCLNNITSFVDMHYSTSWIFYEYFDGRVFFVYYENLTLLVKGQQSNYYSNLKLMRMVDLSSNNLTGTMSPQLFSLSQLHFLNLSHNRLTGTIPKEIGNMTQLESLDLSKNELTGQIPERMSSLSFLDNLNLSFNNLSGQIPSGTQLQSFSELSYIGNVDLCGPPLPKNCSNHGDGTKTSGESDDDDESEFRNCLYMGLGVGFAAGFWGVCGAIFFSLVATREIKKSCGSSKKESLTHGDSYLHGSRSKIAASGRESPVTTSLPESYTSVSGLVIMMM, encoded by the exons ATGGAATTCCCGAAAGACATCAAGGGACTTCAGAAGTTCATAGGCAAGTTGGGGTACATTCAGAGGTTCATACCAGCATTAGGGGAGCTCTTAGGACCCCTAAGACCTTTGTTGAAAGAGAAGAACACCTTTAAGTGGGAACAACACCACCAAGATGTAATGAACAAGATCAAGGACGTTCTCACATCCACTCACACCATGACTTCCCCTCAACCTAGTGCGCCATTAAAGGTATACTTAGTGGTAGGAGAAGAagcagttagtgggttaattgcaCAAGAAGGTGAAAGCAAAGAGAAACTCATTGCTTATGTTAGTAGAGCCATAAAAGGGCCAGAACAAATATACTCCTCACTAGAGAAATACTGTCTTGCTCTGGT TTGTTGCAACGAGAGAGATAAAGAAATTCTGTTGAAGTTCAAAGAAGGAGTCACTGATTCAGGGGGACTCCTATCTTCATGGCAGCAGGAGCAAGATTGCTGCCAGTGGAAGGGAGTCACCTGCCACAACATCACTGCCAGAGTCATAAACCTCACTCTCCCGGGTGATTATTATGACGTTGAAGTAAATGACGAATATGATTCGCAGAAATGCCTTGCAGGTGACATCAATCTCTCTCTATTGGATATGGAATACTTACAATATTTGGATTTGGGTGCCAATGACTTTACAACTATCTCATCTGATTCCACTGTAAACTCTTCAACTCTTAGTACCATTAATCTATCATACAACGAAAACCTTTTTATTCAGAGTCTTGAGTGGCTCTCTCGCATTTCCTCCTTGGAATACATAGACCTCAGTAACATTAATCTTCGCATGGAAACTAACTGGCTCCACTGGATGACGGTGCTTCCATCACTGGTGGAGCTCTGGTTAGGCAGCTGTCAGCTTGAAAACATAAGTCCATCTCTTGAATAtgctaattttagcacatcactccAGTATATTGAACTTTACAATAATTATTTTCACTCAGAGTTGCCGAAATGGATATTCAATCTTAGTTCTCATGTCCTTGACATTGACATTTCAAGTAATTATTTTATGGGTCAGCTACCAAATACGTTGCCAAATCTTCATTCTTTGATTAGCCTTCAATTGCATGATAATTACTTAAATGGCTCAATTCCAGATTGGATAGGCCAACTTCAGTATCTTACCACCCTTTCCATTGATGACAACTATTTTTCTGGATTTTTTCCTACAAATTTGGGAAATTTGTCATCCCTAGACTTCTTGACGGCAACCGGAAATCTCTTCACAGGGGTTGTGTCTGAAAGAAATTTTGCAAAACTGAAAAATTTGAAATACTTGTTTTTGAAATCACCATACATCACCTTTGATTTTGATCCCCTCTGGATACCACCTTTCCAACTTGACAAGCTGTACCTTGGACGACTGCACCCTACACTTCCTCAATGGGTATATACACAGACATCTCTCTATTCTCTCATCATTCAAAACTCAGAGTTCTTGCTTGAAGCTGCTGACAATAACAACAACTTTTGGAGATTTACATCCACAATTCAGCATCTCAGTTTGTACAACAACACAATAGAAGGGGACTTATCAGAAGTGTTGCTGAACTCCAGCATCACAGAGCTGACATCAAATGATTTCAAAGGTGGTCTACCTCGACTTTCATCCAATGTTGTTTTCTTCCAGCTAAGCAACAGTTCTCTATCAGGGTCCATCTCTCATCTCTTGTGCCACAGCAAGAAAAGCAACAATAAGTTGCAGTACTTGGACCTTTCTGATAATAATTTATCTGGAGGACTAACAGACTGCTGGATGAATTGGAAGTCGCTGCATTATGTTAATCTGGGAGGCAACAATCTTAGTGGCAGCATACCCCCATCAATGGCCTTATTGTCGAATCTCACATCACTGCACCTACATGAGAATAACTTGTCTGGGGACATATCTTCTTCATCACTTCAGTATTGCCGCTCCCTGTCCATCCTTAATGTCCGCGACAATAGCTTCTCTGGAAACATACCAAAGTGGATGCCGCAGAGTATAAGGATTCTCCAGTTAAGGTCCAACAAATTCATTGGTAACATTCCCACACAGATATGTCAAATGCCTTTCCTCATTGTTTTGGATATTGCATATAACAGAATCTCCGGACATATACCCAAATGCCTAAACAACATCACATCCTTTGTTGACATGCATTATTCAACCAGTTGGATTTTCTATGAATACTTTGATGGAAGGGTTTTCTTTGTATACTATGAAAACCTTACATTGCTTGTAAAAGGTCAACAATCGAATTATTATTCAAACCTGAAGCTGATGCGCATGGTTGATCTTTCAAGTAATAATCTGACAGGAACAATGTCTCCACAACTGTTCAGCCTCTCTCAGTTGCATTTCTTGAACCTATCCCATAATAGGTTAACAGGAACCATACCAAAAGAGATTGGAAACATGACACAACTGGAGTCTCTTGATTTATCCAAAAATGAACTCACGGGACAGATTCCTGAGAGGATGTCCAGTTTGTCTTTCCTCGATAACTTGAACCTGTCATTCAATAACTTGAGCGGCCAAATCCCATCAGGGACCCAACTTCAGAGCTTCAGTGAGCTTAGCTATATTGGGAATGTCGATCTTTGTGGACCTCCCCTTCCCAAAAACTGCTCAAATCATGGCGATGGCACAAAGACTTCGGGTgagagtgatgatgatgatgaatctgAGTTTCGGAACTGCCTCTATATGGGCTTAGGAGTTGGCTTTGCTGCAGGTTTTTGGGGAGTTTGTGGTGCCATCTTCTTTAGTC TTGTTGCAACGAGAGAGATAAAGAAATCCTGTGGAAGTTCAAAGAAGGAGTCACTGACTCATGGGGACTCCTATCTTCATGGCAGCAGGAGCAAGATTGCTGCCAGTGGAAGGGAGTCACCTGTCACAACATCACTGCCAGAGTCATATACCTCGGTCTCTGGTCTGGTTATTATGATGATGTAG
- the LOC107610319 gene encoding receptor-like protein kinase 5, whose translation MEHLQALDLSYNNFTTISSDFTVNSSTLNYIDLSHNIYLSIKSLEWLSRIPSLEYIDLSNIDLRMQTNWLHFVTVLPSLVEIYLDSCNLESISPSLGYANFSASLQVIVLSGNSFYSELPKWIFNLSSQVLKIDLSSNHFMGQLPNTLPNLHSLTRLELHDNYLNGSIPHWIGQLQYLTSFYISNNYFSGFLPLNLGNLSSLVTLMAEGNLFTGVVSERNFAKLKNLRVLWLGSPNTTFDFDPHWIPPFQLVELYLTPLHPTLPQWLYTQTSLKQLTIKDSKFSFDAADNNRNFWRLASTLMHLILYNNTIEGDLSEVLLNSSVISISSNNMKGGLPRLSSNVVFFQLNNNSLSGSISHLLCHSKKINNELQYLDLSNNNLSGGLTDCWMNWKSLGHVNLGGNNLSGNIPPSMGFLSNLTGLHLHENNLSGDISSSSLQYCRSLSILNVRENSFSGNIPKWMPLKSQDIYPIA comes from the exons ATGGAACACTTACAAGCTTTGGATTTGAGTTACAATAACTTTACAACTATCTCATCTGATTTCACTGTGAACTCTTCAACTCTCAATTACATTGATCTATCACACAACATATACCTTTCTATCAAGAGTCTTGAGTGGCTCTCTCGCATTCCCTCCTTGGAATACATAGACCTCAGTAACATTGATCTTCGCATGCAAACTAACTGGCTTCACTTTGTGACGGTGCTTCCATCATTGGTGGAGATCTACTTAGACAGCTGTAACCTTGAAAGCATAAGTCCATCTCTTGGCTATGCTAATTTTAGCGCATCACTCCAGGTCATTGTTCTTTCCGGTAATTCTTTTTATTCAGAGTTGCCTAAATGGATATTCAATCTTAGTTCTCAGGTCCTTAAGATTGACCTTTCAAGTAATCATTTTATGGGCCAGCTACCAAATACGTTGCCAAATCTTCATTCCTTGACTAGGCTTGAATTGCATGATAATTACTTGAATGGCTCAATTCCACATTGGATAGGCCAGCTTCAGTATCTTACCTCCTTTTACATTTCTAACAACTATTTTTCTGGATTTCTTCCTTTAAATTTGGGAAATTTGTCATCCCTAGTAACCCTCATGGCTGAAGGAAATCTCTTCACGGGAGTTGTGTCTGAaagaaattttgcaaaactaaAGAATTTAAGAGTCTTGTGGTTGGGATCACCAAACACCACCTTTGATTTTGATCCTCACTGGATACCACCTTTCCAACTTGTGGAGCTCTACCTTACACCATTGCACCCTACACTTCCTCAGTGGTTATATACACAGACATCTCTCAAACAGCTTACCATTAAAGACTCAAAGTTCTCGTTTGATGCTGCTGATAATAACAGAAACTTTTGGAGACTTGCATCCACACTTATGCATCTCATTTTGTACAACAACACCATAGAAGGGGACTTATCAGAAGTATTGCTGAATTCCAGCGTCATATCGATTTCATCAAATAATATGAAAGGTGGTCTTCCTCGGCTCTCATCCAATGTTGTTTTCTTCCAGTTAAACAACAATTCCCTATCAGGATCCATCTCACATCTCTTGTGCCATAGCAAGAAAATCAACAATGAATTGCAGTACTTGGACCTCTCTAATAATAATTTATCTGGAGGGCTAACAGACTGCTGGATGAATTGGAAGTCGCTGGGTCATGTTAATCTGGGAGGCAACAATCTTAGTGGCAACATACCCCCATCAATGGGCTTCTTGTCAAATCTCACAGGACTGCATCTACATGAGAATAACTTGTCTGGGGACATATCTTCTTCATCACTTCAGTATTGCCGCTCCTTATCCATCCTTAATGTCCGCGAGAATAGCTTCTCTGGAAACATACCAAAGTGGATGCCGCTGA AATCTCAGGACATATACCCAATTGCCTAA
- the LOC110265558 gene encoding probable LRR receptor-like serine/threonine-protein kinase At1g12460: protein MVDLSSNNLTGTMSPQLFSLSQLHFLNLSHNRLTGTIPKEIGNMRQLESLDLSKNELTGQIPESMSSLSFLDNLNLSFNNLRGQIPSGTQLQSFSELSYIGNADLCGPPLPKNCSNHGDDTKTLGENDDDGDESDFLSCLYMGLGVGFASGFWGVCGAIFFSRKCRHAYFRFLYDLRDRFYVLLLKNFNSFH from the coding sequence ATGGTTGACCTTTCAAGTAATAATCTGACAGGAACAATGTCTCCACAACTGTTCAGCCTCTCTCAGTTGCATTTCTTGAATCTATCTCATAACAGGCTAACAGGAACCATACCAAAAGAGATTGGAAACATGAGACAACTGGAGTCTCTTGATTTATCCAAAAATGAACTCACGGGACAGATTCCTGAGAGCATGTCCAGTTTGTCTTTCCTCGATAATTTGAACCTGTCATTCAATAACTTGAGAGGCCAAATCCCATCAGGGACCCAACTTCAGAGCTTCAGTGAGCTTAGCTATATTGGGAATGCTGATCTTTGTGGACCTCCCCTTCCCAAAAACTGCTCAAATCATGGAGATGACACAAAGACtttgggtgagaatgatgatgatggtgatgaatCAGATTTTCTGAGCTGCCTCTATATGGGCTTAGGAGTTGGCTTTGCTTCAGGCTTTTGGGGAGTTTGTGGTGCCATTTTCTTCAGTCGCAAGTGCAGACATGCTTACTTCAGATTTCTGTATGACTTGAGAGACCGATTTTATGTCCTGCTGCTAAAAAATTTCAACTCCTTCCACTGA